In a genomic window of Desulforegulaceae bacterium:
- the dxs gene encoding 1-deoxy-D-xylulose-5-phosphate synthase: MSFLENIVNPEDLKKLSLEELEVLSSEIRELIISTVLKTGGHLASSLGAVELSMALHYVFDSPTDKLVWDVGHQAYAHKILTGRKDKFHTLRKLNGISGFPHISESPHDAITVGHSSTSISAGLGMSASKCLKNDPGNVVCVIGDGSMTAGMSFEALNHAGDFEKRLIVILNDNAMSISPNVGALSSFLSRKLSGKHFQNLRKEFGEFLKSLPKIGDDIYKFAKKSEESFKSFVTPGMLFEALNFDYFGPIDGHRLDHLIKILNNIKTLEGPILLHVITKKGKGYKEAEENPTKFHGIPPSLPEKTAVNLPKYTKIFGKTLCQMAEKNKKVTAITAAMPDGTGLVNFCKKFPKRFFDVGIAEQHAVTFSAGLAIEGHLPFVVIYSSFLQRAYDQIFHDVCLDGHHVIFALDRAGIVGEDGPTHHGLFDLSYLRPFPNITIMAPSSGDELVKMMKTAESMNSPVAIRYPRGSSTSENFISYDQAEIISPLKAKLLRDGRDILIIAIGSMVAPAEKACDFLEKKGYSPSLIDARFAKPLDSELLASMAETTDKIITIEENVLNGGFGSAILELFADLGINNKKIKRMGINDTFVPQGTQEELRNLFGLNPEGILKTALSLLENDK; this comes from the coding sequence GTGAGCTTTCTTGAAAACATTGTAAATCCGGAAGATTTAAAAAAACTTTCACTAGAAGAACTTGAGGTTTTATCAAGCGAAATAAGAGAACTTATAATTTCAACAGTTCTAAAAACCGGAGGACATCTTGCATCTAGTCTTGGAGCTGTTGAGCTTTCAATGGCACTTCATTATGTATTTGATTCTCCAACAGATAAACTAGTCTGGGATGTGGGACATCAGGCCTATGCCCATAAAATTCTCACAGGCAGAAAAGATAAGTTTCACACCCTAAGAAAACTAAATGGAATTTCAGGCTTCCCCCATATAAGCGAAAGTCCTCATGATGCAATCACTGTTGGACATAGTTCAACTTCTATTTCAGCCGGGCTTGGAATGTCAGCTTCCAAATGCCTTAAAAATGATCCTGGAAATGTGGTATGTGTAATTGGAGACGGCTCAATGACAGCAGGAATGTCCTTTGAAGCCTTAAATCATGCTGGAGATTTTGAAAAACGGTTGATTGTAATTTTAAATGATAATGCCATGTCAATCTCTCCAAATGTTGGAGCTCTTTCCTCTTTTTTAAGTAGAAAGCTATCTGGAAAACATTTTCAAAATCTTAGAAAAGAATTTGGAGAGTTTTTAAAGTCATTACCCAAAATTGGTGACGATATTTATAAATTTGCTAAAAAAAGCGAAGAGTCTTTTAAATCATTTGTAACCCCGGGAATGCTTTTTGAAGCCCTAAACTTTGATTATTTTGGACCCATAGATGGTCATAGACTAGACCACTTAATTAAAATTTTAAATAATATAAAAACCCTTGAAGGGCCTATTCTTCTCCATGTAATTACCAAAAAAGGCAAAGGTTACAAAGAGGCTGAGGAAAATCCAACAAAATTTCACGGAATCCCTCCTTCTTTACCAGAAAAAACAGCTGTAAATCTTCCAAAATATACAAAAATTTTTGGGAAAACATTATGTCAGATGGCAGAGAAAAATAAAAAAGTAACAGCAATTACAGCTGCAATGCCAGATGGTACAGGCTTGGTTAATTTTTGTAAAAAATTTCCCAAAAGGTTTTTTGATGTAGGAATTGCTGAGCAGCATGCTGTTACTTTTTCGGCAGGACTTGCAATTGAAGGACATCTTCCTTTTGTGGTAATTTATTCATCATTTCTTCAAAGGGCCTATGATCAGATTTTTCATGATGTTTGCCTGGACGGTCATCATGTGATTTTTGCCTTGGACAGGGCTGGAATTGTGGGAGAAGACGGTCCCACTCACCATGGATTGTTTGATCTAAGTTATTTAAGGCCTTTCCCCAATATAACTATAATGGCACCCTCTTCTGGTGATGAGCTTGTGAAAATGATGAAAACTGCAGAATCAATGAATTCACCGGTGGCAATAAGATACCCAAGAGGAAGCTCTACAAGTGAAAATTTTATTTCCTATGATCAAGCTGAAATAATTTCGCCTTTAAAAGCAAAACTTTTAAGAGATGGCCGTGATATTCTTATTATTGCAATAGGAAGCATGGTGGCTCCTGCTGAAAAAGCCTGTGATTTCCTTGAAAAAAAGGGATATTCCCCTTCACTTATAGATGCAAGATTTGCAAAACCGCTTGATAGTGAGCTTTTAGCTTCAATGGCTGAAACAACAGATAAAATAATTACAATTGAAGAAAATGTATTAAACGGTGGTTTTGGCTCTGCTATTTTAGAACTTTTTGCAGATTTGGGGATCAATAATAAAAAAATTAAAAGAATGGGAATAAACGACACTTTTGTTCCCCAGGGAACCCAGGAAGAATTACGAAATCTTTTTGGTCTTAATCCTGAAGGTATTTTAAAAACCGCTTTGAGTTTACTTGAAAATGACAAATAA
- a CDS encoding TlyA family RNA methyltransferase: MTNKIRLDQILVEMRLAENIKEAKALIMAGNVVAEGFDNLKSGSLIPENTIIRLKKQNFPFVSRGALKLKEAVEKTGFEVSNLICMDIGASTGGFTDYLLQKNASKVYAVDVAYGQLAWKLRQDKRVIVIERTNIRNLEFDTIGEKVDLVVCDTSFISLKTVIPSAIKFMKKNSEVFALIKPQFEAEKNEVEKGGVVRDKSIHQRIIEELTSFFKKQGLVKKNLVSSPIKGPKGNQEYIIQLTLRQ; this comes from the coding sequence ATGACAAATAAAATTCGCCTTGATCAAATCCTTGTTGAAATGCGCCTTGCTGAAAATATCAAGGAAGCAAAAGCTCTTATCATGGCTGGGAATGTTGTGGCAGAAGGCTTTGACAACTTAAAATCTGGAAGTTTAATTCCAGAAAATACAATTATAAGATTAAAAAAACAAAATTTCCCTTTTGTGAGCAGAGGTGCGTTAAAATTAAAAGAAGCTGTTGAAAAAACAGGTTTTGAAGTCTCAAATCTTATATGTATGGACATAGGTGCATCAACTGGAGGATTTACTGATTATCTTCTCCAGAAAAATGCTTCTAAAGTTTATGCTGTTGATGTGGCTTATGGACAGCTTGCCTGGAAACTTCGTCAGGACAAAAGAGTAATTGTAATTGAAAGAACAAATATAAGAAATCTTGAATTTGATACAATTGGTGAAAAAGTAGATTTAGTTGTTTGTGATACCTCCTTTATTTCTCTTAAAACAGTAATCCCCTCTGCAATTAAATTTATGAAAAAAAATTCAGAAGTTTTTGCTTTGATAAAACCTCAGTTTGAAGCAGAAAAAAACGAGGTGGAAAAAGGCGGAGTTGTAAGGGATAAATCCATCCACCAAAGGATAATAGAAGAACTTACCAGTTTTTTTAAAAAACAAGGATTAGTAAAAAAAAACCTTGTCTCCTCACCGATTAAAGGCCCAAAAGGTAATCAGGAGTACATTATACAGTTGACATTAAGGCAATAG
- the fusA gene encoding elongation factor G, with protein sequence MSDAIKRKRTVALAGHASAGKTTLAENILFKAGLTSRVGTIEEGNTAMDFEPEEITRASSITTSFYTIPWDKHEITLVDTPGELNFFEDAPPCFQAVETMVIVVDAVDGIKIKTEETMEIAEELNKPCAVFINKLDKEGADYASIIENFEEQCGLRASALQFPIIENSSLKGYVDLISNKAYEYDPEGNQNPVDIPPELADDIEIERMTLIENIAESDDDLIEKYLEGEELTDEEIINGLKNSFKERVFAPVFFGTAINGSGCQALMDFIVNAAPSPLDAQPVKALDKDDNEIELNTDPDAPFAAYVFKTILDPYAGMLNIFKIVSGKLGKDGTFLNVEKDEKERFSQLYLTEGKNQKTITEAVAGDIVAVPKLKRTKTGETLCDPDNPVRIIQRKQKTPVISFAVMAEEKGEEDKVFTALAKIIDEDRALTLERNDETHEMILSGAGALHIETTIAKLKRKFKVSAALKTPKIPYKETITKSVRVQGKHKKQSGGHGQYGDCWVAFEPLPKGEGFVFEEKIVGGSIPKQYIPAVEKGISEAKDVGVLAGYPCVDFKAIVDDGSYHAVDSSEQAFKVAGSLAYKAAMAQAGPVLLEPIMKIEVLAPEESMGDIMGDLNSRRGRVQGMDTQGKKSAVKAEIPLSEIQKYSPELRSMTGGRGTFSVEFSHYEQVPPDIAQKVIEAAAKENEE encoded by the coding sequence ATGTCAGATGCGATCAAAAGAAAAAGAACTGTGGCGTTGGCAGGTCATGCCAGCGCCGGGAAAACTACTTTAGCCGAAAATATTCTTTTTAAAGCAGGCCTTACTTCAAGGGTTGGAACAATTGAAGAAGGGAATACTGCTATGGATTTTGAGCCAGAAGAAATTACAAGGGCTTCAAGTATTACCACTTCATTTTACACAATTCCCTGGGACAAACATGAAATCACCCTTGTAGACACTCCCGGAGAACTTAATTTTTTTGAAGATGCTCCTCCCTGCTTTCAGGCGGTTGAAACCATGGTTATTGTTGTTGATGCAGTTGATGGAATTAAAATTAAAACTGAAGAAACCATGGAAATCGCAGAAGAACTTAATAAGCCCTGTGCTGTTTTTATCAACAAACTTGATAAAGAAGGTGCAGATTATGCTTCAATAATTGAAAATTTTGAAGAACAATGCGGTCTAAGGGCATCGGCTTTACAATTCCCCATAATTGAAAACTCAAGCTTAAAAGGCTATGTGGATCTTATTTCAAACAAAGCCTACGAATATGATCCTGAAGGAAATCAAAACCCTGTTGATATCCCTCCAGAACTTGCTGATGATATTGAAATTGAAAGAATGACATTAATAGAAAATATAGCAGAATCAGATGATGATCTTATAGAAAAATACCTTGAAGGTGAAGAGCTTACAGATGAAGAAATAATCAATGGACTTAAAAACTCATTTAAAGAAAGAGTTTTTGCTCCTGTCTTTTTTGGCACTGCTATTAATGGTTCAGGTTGCCAGGCATTGATGGACTTTATTGTTAATGCTGCCCCATCTCCTTTGGATGCCCAACCTGTTAAAGCATTGGACAAAGATGATAATGAAATTGAGCTTAATACAGATCCTGATGCTCCCTTTGCAGCCTATGTTTTTAAGACAATTCTTGATCCATATGCAGGAATGTTGAATATTTTTAAAATTGTTTCTGGAAAACTTGGAAAAGACGGAACTTTTCTTAATGTTGAAAAAGACGAAAAAGAAAGATTTTCTCAGCTTTATCTTACAGAGGGAAAAAACCAGAAAACCATTACAGAAGCTGTTGCAGGTGATATTGTTGCTGTTCCAAAGCTTAAAAGGACTAAAACAGGAGAAACACTTTGCGATCCTGATAATCCAGTGAGAATTATCCAGAGAAAGCAAAAAACTCCTGTAATTTCTTTTGCAGTAATGGCTGAAGAAAAAGGTGAAGAAGATAAAGTTTTTACAGCTCTTGCAAAAATTATTGATGAAGATAGAGCTCTAACCCTTGAAAGAAATGATGAAACCCATGAAATGATTCTTTCAGGTGCAGGGGCTCTTCACATAGAAACTACAATTGCAAAACTTAAAAGAAAATTTAAAGTTAGTGCAGCTCTTAAAACACCTAAAATTCCATATAAGGAAACAATCACCAAGTCTGTAAGAGTTCAGGGTAAACATAAAAAACAATCAGGAGGTCATGGACAATACGGTGACTGCTGGGTGGCATTTGAGCCTCTTCCAAAAGGAGAAGGCTTTGTATTTGAAGAAAAAATTGTGGGCGGTTCAATTCCAAAACAATATATCCCGGCTGTTGAAAAAGGTATTTCTGAAGCAAAGGATGTAGGAGTTCTAGCAGGATACCCCTGTGTTGACTTCAAAGCCATTGTAGATGACGGCTCATATCACGCGGTTGACTCTTCTGAGCAGGCTTTTAAAGTTGCGGGCTCTCTTGCCTATAAAGCAGCTATGGCACAGGCTGGCCCTGTACTTCTTGAGCCCATAATGAAAATAGAAGTCCTTGCTCCAGAAGAAAGCATGGGCGATATAATGGGTGATTTGAACTCAAGAAGAGGAAGAGTCCAGGGAATGGACACTCAGGGCAAAAAAAGTGCTGTAAAAGCAGAAATTCCACTTTCAGAAATTCAGAAATATTCTCCTGAACTAAGATCAATGACAGGTGGTAGAGGTACTTTTTCAGTTGAATTTTCCCATTATGAGCAGGTTCCACCAGATATTGCACAAAAGGTAATTGAAGCTGCAGCCAAGGAAAATGAAGAATAA
- a CDS encoding regulatory protein RecX: protein MDIFTQKKKRPQDCFQSALNFLKIRDHSKFELETKLRKKKYSSNEIKEAINKCFEYKFLDDEKFAKNYFEIEKRKLNGPLKIRAAFYKKGIDNKITDELIAKFQESKEEYKIALKFFFKSKYKIDKKEGYNKKAQTYIRIMSQKGFSRSIVMDIFEHHFSLEYSKPDY from the coding sequence TTGGATATATTTACACAAAAGAAAAAAAGACCACAAGATTGTTTTCAGTCTGCTCTTAATTTTTTAAAAATAAGAGATCATTCAAAGTTTGAGCTTGAAACCAAGCTTAGAAAAAAGAAATATTCTTCAAATGAAATAAAAGAGGCAATTAATAAATGCTTTGAATATAAATTTCTTGATGATGAAAAATTTGCAAAAAATTATTTTGAGATTGAAAAAAGAAAATTAAACGGACCTCTTAAAATTAGAGCGGCTTTTTATAAAAAAGGCATAGATAATAAAATTACCGATGAATTGATAGCAAAGTTTCAGGAATCAAAAGAAGAGTACAAAATTGCCTTAAAGTTTTTTTTTAAATCAAAATATAAAATTGATAAAAAAGAAGGATACAATAAAAAAGCCCAGACCTATATTAGAATTATGAGTCAAAAAGGCTTTTCCAGATCTATTGTAATGGATATTTTTGAACATCATTTTAGTTTAGAATATAGCAAACCTGACTATTAA
- a CDS encoding zinc ABC transporter substrate-binding protein: MKKIFIVLFAVLLPFNGFAEPAKVFVSILPQKYFLEKIGKDFIEAEVMVLPGHSPVSYNPKPSQMASLSKAQIYFSIGVPFEKNWLPKIEKNYKNLFISDSSSGVLKRQTDDGFFEEHRMEKEIHNHGNEFYDPHIWMSPLNAIRIARNMMIVLSKKDPLNREEFYKNYLEFSKEVIELDEKIIKKTLNIETRNIFVFHPSWGYFMDEYNLNQIPIEAQGKEPGPSHLSKIMKFAQKHNIKTLLVQPQFPSSSVKVMEKTLGLKVVIADPLAESWGENLLKISKLISNSKK, translated from the coding sequence ATGAAAAAAATATTTATTGTTTTATTTGCTGTGTTATTACCTTTTAACGGATTTGCAGAACCAGCAAAAGTCTTTGTAAGTATCTTGCCCCAGAAATATTTTTTAGAAAAAATAGGTAAAGACTTTATTGAAGCAGAAGTAATGGTGCTTCCTGGTCACAGTCCTGTTTCATACAACCCAAAACCAAGCCAGATGGCAAGTCTTTCCAAAGCTCAAATTTATTTTTCAATTGGGGTTCCTTTTGAGAAAAACTGGCTTCCAAAAATTGAAAAAAACTATAAAAATCTTTTTATTTCTGATTCTTCTTCAGGTGTTTTAAAAAGGCAAACAGATGATGGTTTTTTTGAAGAGCATAGAATGGAAAAAGAAATTCATAACCATGGTAACGAATTTTATGACCCTCATATATGGATGTCTCCATTAAATGCAATAAGAATAGCCAGAAACATGATGATAGTTCTTTCGAAAAAAGATCCCTTGAACAGAGAAGAATTTTATAAAAATTATTTGGAGTTTTCAAAGGAAGTTATAGAACTAGATGAAAAAATTATAAAAAAAACCTTAAACATAGAAACAAGAAATATTTTTGTTTTTCATCCTTCATGGGGATATTTTATGGATGAATATAATCTTAATCAGATTCCAATTGAAGCACAGGGAAAAGAGCCTGGGCCATCTCATCTTTCAAAGATTATGAAATTTGCCCAGAAACACAATATAAAAACCCTTCTTGTTCAGCCCCAATTCCCTTCTTCCAGTGTAAAAGTAATGGAAAAAACTCTTGGGCTAAAAGTTGTAATTGCAGATCCTCTTGCTGAAAGCTGGGGTGAAAATCTTTTAAAAATTTCTAAACTTATTTCTAATTCAAAAAAATAA
- the yidD gene encoding membrane protein insertion efficiency factor YidD: MKNLFISLLIFLFISGCSSNFTNDFIHKSYFSEITGVYQDSLKSLNFVRKGKCSMHPNCSSFGQIAFENHNFFKATYLTSERLIRCGRDCKDKLKIINTDSGLKFFDPVPE; this comes from the coding sequence ATGAAAAACTTATTTATTAGCTTATTAATTTTTCTTTTTATTTCAGGCTGTTCATCAAATTTTACCAATGACTTTATTCATAAAAGTTATTTTTCTGAAATAACAGGAGTTTATCAAGATTCGCTTAAAAGCTTAAATTTTGTAAGAAAAGGAAAATGTTCAATGCATCCAAATTGTTCATCATTTGGACAAATTGCCTTTGAAAATCATAATTTTTTCAAGGCAACTTATTTGACAAGTGAAAGGCTTATAAGATGCGGACGTGACTGTAAAGATAAATTAAAAATCATAAACACTGATTCAGGGTTAAAGTTTTTTGACCCTGTTCCTGAATAA
- a CDS encoding glycosyltransferase, translating to MNKIKVMHIDTDKEWRGGQQQGFYLHKKLLTKNYNSVFLCQPDSILKEKLENENLDYLTMRINGEVDFIAGKKVAKICREKEINILHLHDAHAMATGLWAKLFYPSLLLIGVRRVDYPIKKNIFSQYKYKSAKMTKIVAISNEIKKILIEDGIDELKIEVIKSGVDIDKFVHIEKSDFLHKELGLPENSFIVGTVAALAGHKDYPTLLKAAQIVVKKLPSVYFVSIGDGPDRKEIFRLREELGLNEKFILRGFQKDVGNHLKNFDIFILSSKTEGLGTSLMDAMSAGIPSLCCKSGGIPELVDDGVNGLLVEKESPELLAVKIIELYENKNLREKLGINSRKKSKQFSIDFTVKKNIELYEKLIY from the coding sequence ATGAATAAAATAAAAGTAATGCATATTGATACTGATAAAGAATGGAGAGGAGGGCAGCAACAGGGCTTTTATCTTCATAAAAAGCTTTTAACAAAAAACTATAACTCTGTTTTTTTATGTCAGCCTGATTCAATCTTAAAAGAAAAACTTGAAAATGAAAATCTTGATTACCTTACCATGAGAATAAATGGAGAAGTAGATTTTATTGCTGGTAAAAAAGTTGCTAAAATATGCAGGGAAAAAGAAATAAACATTTTACACCTTCACGATGCCCATGCCATGGCAACAGGTCTTTGGGCAAAACTTTTTTACCCTTCGCTTTTACTTATAGGCGTAAGAAGGGTGGATTATCCCATAAAAAAAAATATCTTCAGTCAATATAAATATAAGTCAGCCAAAATGACTAAAATTGTTGCAATTTCAAATGAAATTAAAAAAATTTTAATTGAAGACGGGATTGATGAATTAAAAATAGAAGTAATTAAAAGCGGAGTAGATATTGATAAGTTTGTTCATATAGAAAAGTCTGATTTCTTACATAAAGAGCTAGGTCTTCCTGAAAATTCTTTTATTGTTGGAACAGTGGCAGCTTTAGCTGGGCACAAAGATTATCCAACCCTTTTAAAAGCTGCTCAAATTGTAGTAAAAAAACTACCCTCCGTTTATTTTGTTTCAATTGGAGACGGTCCTGATAGAAAAGAAATTTTTAGATTAAGAGAAGAACTTGGGCTAAATGAGAAGTTTATTTTAAGGGGGTTTCAAAAAGACGTTGGGAATCATTTGAAAAATTTTGACATTTTCATTCTTTCTTCAAAAACAGAAGGACTGGGAACATCTTTAATGGATGCAATGTCAGCAGGGATTCCATCTTTATGCTGCAAAAGCGGAGGAATACCTGAACTTGTAGATGACGGGGTAAACGGACTTCTTGTTGAAAAAGAAAGCCCTGAACTTTTGGCAGTAAAAATAATTGAACTCTATGAAAATAAAAATTTAAGAGAAAAACTTGGGATTAATTCAAGAAAAAAATCAAAACAATTTTCAATAGATTTCACAGTTAAAAAAAATATTGAACTTTATGAAAAACTTATTTATTAG
- a CDS encoding D-sedoheptulose 7-phosphate isomerase has protein sequence MKISNIFKDHIKLINELEKKTELILAAGSKLTSILKNGNKILLMGNGGSAADSQHIAAELIGRFQKERDAIPAIALTTDTSILTAIGNDYSFDEIFKRQIQGLANQGDAVLGISTSGNSKNVIKALIEAKRKKAYTIALTGKDGGQLKDIADLSIIVPSNVTARIQEAHILVGHILCELIEEGFCG, from the coding sequence ATGAAGATATCAAATATATTTAAAGATCATATTAAATTAATAAATGAGCTTGAAAAAAAAACTGAGCTTATTTTAGCTGCCGGATCAAAACTAACTTCTATTTTAAAAAACGGCAATAAAATACTTTTAATGGGAAACGGTGGATCAGCAGCTGACAGCCAGCATATTGCAGCTGAACTTATTGGGAGGTTCCAAAAGGAAAGAGACGCAATTCCAGCCATTGCCCTTACAACAGACACATCAATTCTAACTGCAATTGGGAATGACTATTCTTTTGATGAGATTTTCAAAAGACAGATCCAGGGACTTGCAAATCAAGGAGACGCAGTTTTAGGGATTTCAACAAGCGGAAACAGCAAAAATGTTATAAAAGCACTTATTGAAGCAAAAAGAAAAAAAGCATATACAATAGCTCTTACAGGAAAAGACGGTGGACAATTAAAAGATATTGCTGACTTAAGTATTATTGTACCATCCAATGTTACAGCAAGAATTCAGGAAGCACATATTCTTGTGGGACATATTTTATGCGAATTAATTGAAGAGGGATTTTGTGGATAA
- the hldE gene encoding bifunctional D-glycero-beta-D-manno-heptose-7-phosphate kinase/D-glycero-beta-D-manno-heptose 1-phosphate adenylyltransferase HldE translates to MDNYFKKIELIPMIENLGKGKITVAGDVMLDSYWYGETKRISPEAPVPVVKVQSSDERPGGSANVAMNIGSLGTRCDIVSITGDDELAKVLEKKLKEFKIRTKFQKIKNSKTISKLRIISQHQQLLRIDHEDGFPGIKRDKIEKYYEDSIKDSNIVVISDYDKGTLQSTREWIKKAVSLNKPVIVDPKGTDFSKYRNATIITPNFSEFEAVVGKCNNEKEIVKKGSGLIKELNLNTLLITRGDKGMTLIFGDNEFINIKAKTKEVYDVTGAGDTVVAALASSLAAGIDLVSAVRIANYSAGIVVSKLGTAFTTKKELKNVLLAEVQKEFRPLEKGIVNLEELINLLGEAKKRGERIVMTNGCFDILHPGHIKYLKEAKSLGDRLIVAVNSDNSVTRLKGEPRPLNPVQTRMTMLDALESTDWIIEFGEDTPENLIEKVLPDILVKGGDYKIDEIAGGSAVLQNGGEVKTLNFLEGYSTTNLINKIKE, encoded by the coding sequence GTGGATAATTATTTTAAAAAAATTGAACTTATTCCAATGATAGAAAATCTGGGCAAGGGTAAAATCACTGTTGCCGGAGATGTAATGCTTGACTCATACTGGTATGGGGAAACAAAAAGAATATCTCCAGAAGCCCCTGTTCCGGTTGTGAAAGTGCAAAGTTCAGATGAAAGACCCGGAGGAAGTGCAAATGTTGCCATGAATATTGGAAGTCTTGGCACAAGATGTGATATAGTTTCCATTACTGGTGATGATGAGCTGGCAAAGGTTTTGGAAAAAAAACTTAAAGAATTCAAAATCAGGACAAAATTTCAAAAAATAAAAAACTCTAAAACAATTTCCAAATTAAGAATAATAAGCCAACATCAGCAACTTTTAAGAATTGACCATGAAGATGGTTTTCCAGGAATAAAAAGAGATAAGATTGAAAAATACTATGAAGATTCAATAAAAGATTCAAATATTGTTGTTATTTCAGACTATGATAAGGGAACCCTTCAGTCCACAAGAGAATGGATAAAAAAAGCTGTAAGTCTTAATAAACCAGTAATTGTTGACCCAAAAGGAACTGACTTTTCCAAGTATAGAAACGCCACAATAATCACTCCTAATTTTTCTGAATTTGAAGCAGTAGTCGGCAAATGTAATAACGAAAAAGAAATAGTTAAAAAAGGCAGTGGTCTTATAAAAGAACTTAATTTAAACACTCTTTTAATAACAAGGGGTGATAAGGGAATGACTCTTATTTTTGGTGATAATGAGTTTATCAATATCAAAGCTAAAACTAAAGAGGTTTACGATGTAACAGGAGCTGGAGACACTGTAGTTGCAGCTCTAGCATCTTCTCTTGCTGCAGGGATCGATCTTGTTTCAGCTGTTAGAATTGCCAACTATTCAGCAGGAATTGTGGTTTCAAAACTTGGAACTGCATTTACAACAAAAAAAGAGTTAAAAAACGTTCTTTTAGCTGAGGTTCAAAAAGAATTCAGACCCTTAGAAAAGGGAATAGTAAACCTTGAAGAACTGATAAATCTTCTTGGTGAGGCCAAAAAGCGGGGAGAAAGAATTGTAATGACAAACGGATGTTTTGATATTTTACACCCAGGTCATATCAAATATTTAAAAGAAGCAAAAAGTCTTGGAGACAGATTGATTGTAGCTGTTAACTCAGACAATTCAGTAACAAGGCTCAAAGGAGAGCCAAGACCTTTAAATCCCGTTCAAACAAGAATGACAATGCTTGATGCTCTTGAATCCACCGACTGGATAATAGAATTTGGAGAAGATACACCGGAAAATCTTATTGAAAAAGTACTTCCAGATATTTTAGTAAAAGGCGGAGATTATAAAATAGATGAAATTGCCGGAGGCTCAGCAGTTCTTCAAAACGGGGGAGAAGTAAAAACTCTTAATTTTCTTGAAGGCTACAGCACCACAAATCTGATAAACAAAATAAAGGAATAA
- the rfaD gene encoding ADP-glyceromanno-heptose 6-epimerase, with protein MLIVTGGAGFIGSNIVKGLNNIGRTDIIVVDDLTQGEKFLNIADLKIHDYMDKDDFIEKLKNNHPDLKYIEAVFHEGACSDTTEWDGKFMMENNYEFSKIIFLKSMEKNFQFIYASSASVYGDNTIFYEEEKNEKTLNVYAYSKLLFDNFVRPYLGKITNQTAGLRYFNVYGPREFHKKTMASVAWHFYNQIKENGVCKLFEGIEGYENGGQKRDFIYVKDAVDVNLWLFKNPQVSGIFNVGSGAAQTFNDVANSVIKYMGKGKIEYISFPKHLKGRYQSYTQADITKLRKAGYNKEFKDVAQGVQAYLDAVSTTKVI; from the coding sequence ATGCTTATAGTAACCGGAGGAGCAGGTTTTATTGGGAGTAATATTGTAAAAGGGCTTAATAATATTGGAAGAACAGATATTATTGTTGTTGATGACCTCACTCAGGGAGAAAAGTTTTTAAATATAGCTGACCTTAAAATCCATGACTATATGGACAAAGATGATTTTATTGAAAAATTAAAGAACAATCATCCTGATTTAAAATATATTGAAGCTGTTTTCCATGAAGGTGCTTGTTCTGATACAACAGAATGGGATGGAAAATTCATGATGGAAAACAATTATGAGTTTTCAAAAATCATATTTTTAAAATCCATGGAAAAAAACTTCCAGTTTATTTATGCATCTTCAGCTTCTGTTTATGGAGATAATACTATTTTTTATGAAGAAGAAAAAAACGAAAAAACTCTTAATGTTTATGCATATTCAAAACTTTTATTTGATAATTTTGTAAGACCTTATCTTGGCAAAATTACAAATCAAACAGCAGGACTTAGGTATTTTAATGTTTACGGGCCCAGGGAATTTCATAAAAAAACCATGGCAAGTGTTGCCTGGCATTTTTATAATCAAATAAAAGAAAATGGAGTTTGTAAATTGTTTGAAGGAATTGAAGGATATGAAAACGGAGGCCAAAAACGAGACTTTATTTATGTAAAAGATGCAGTTGATGTTAATCTCTGGCTTTTTAAAAACCCTCAAGTTTCTGGAATCTTCAATGTTGGTTCAGGAGCAGCCCAGACATTCAATGATGTGGCTAATTCTGTAATTAAATATATGGGTAAGGGAAAAATTGAATACATAAGTTTCCCAAAACATTTAAAAGGAAGATACCAAAGTTATACCCAAGCTGATATTACAAAATTAAGAAAAGCAGGATATAATAAAGAATTTAAAGATGTAGCCCAGGGTGTACAGGCTTATCTTGACGCTGTGAGTACTACAAAGGTAATTTAA